Proteins encoded by one window of Mycolicibacterium cosmeticum:
- a CDS encoding class II glutamine amidotransferase domain-containing protein: MCGIVGLHLRTPELYPRLGELLTGMLCEMSDRGSDSAGVAVYGDPVWSPPGKGCVSVTDIGAAPDLGPDVAVIAVDSTYILTAEEPSEVLLHRVRASYPDALVAGFGADLAVLKGVGDPRALTDGWGLAKAQGWQGVGHTRMATESAVTPSGCHPYTVGPQQCLVHNGSFANHATIRRELRRAGVEFDSENDTEVGARFVAEQLAAGRDVESALKELCATFDGFYTLLVSNRDSFAVVRDAIACKPAVIAETPNWVAMASEYRALAGLPGVEAAKIWEPEPEVVYAWTR, encoded by the coding sequence ATGTGCGGGATCGTGGGGTTACACCTGCGCACACCGGAGCTCTACCCCCGGCTGGGCGAACTGCTCACCGGGATGCTGTGTGAGATGTCGGACCGCGGCTCGGATTCGGCCGGGGTGGCGGTGTACGGCGACCCGGTGTGGTCGCCGCCCGGCAAGGGCTGCGTCTCGGTGACCGATATCGGTGCAGCACCCGACCTCGGCCCGGATGTGGCGGTGATCGCGGTTGATTCGACCTACATCCTGACGGCCGAGGAACCATCCGAGGTGCTGCTGCACCGCGTGCGCGCCTCCTACCCGGACGCCCTGGTGGCCGGGTTCGGCGCCGACCTGGCGGTGCTCAAGGGCGTCGGTGATCCACGCGCGCTGACCGACGGCTGGGGTCTGGCCAAGGCCCAGGGCTGGCAGGGCGTCGGGCACACCCGGATGGCCACCGAATCCGCGGTCACCCCGTCGGGCTGCCATCCCTACACCGTGGGGCCGCAGCAATGCCTGGTGCACAACGGCTCGTTCGCCAACCACGCCACCATTCGCCGTGAACTCCGCAGGGCCGGAGTCGAATTCGACAGCGAGAACGACACCGAGGTGGGCGCGCGATTCGTCGCCGAACAGCTGGCGGCGGGCCGCGACGTGGAGAGCGCGCTCAAGGAGTTGTGCGCCACGTTCGACGGTTTCTACACGCTGCTGGTGTCCAACCGCGATTCCTTCGCGGTGGTACGCGATGCCATCGCGTGCAAACCGGCGGTGATCGCCGAGACACCGAACTGGGTGGCGATGGCCAGCGAGTACCGCGCGCTGGCGGGCCTGCCGGGTGTGGAGGCCGCCAAGATCTGGGAACCCGAGCCGGAGGTGGTGTACGCATGGACACGCTAG
- a CDS encoding GltB/FmdC/FwdC-like GXGXG domain-containing protein, which yields MDTLVKYDLASTSLREVNAALHKPGVTGDFVITHPDGAHNVAVGLDAPITVTVEGHVGYYAAGMNQRASVTIDGNAGTGVAENMMSGTVRVAGNASQSAGATAHGGLLVIEGDAAARCGISMKGVDIVVGGNIGHMSAFMAQAGRLVVRGNAGEALGDSIYEARLYVRGEVASLGADCVAKPMRPEHHAELAELLAAAGYADDTAEYTRYGSARTLYHFHVDNASAY from the coding sequence ATGGACACGCTAGTGAAGTACGACCTGGCCAGCACCAGCCTGCGGGAGGTCAACGCCGCCCTGCACAAGCCGGGTGTGACAGGTGATTTCGTCATCACCCATCCCGACGGTGCCCACAACGTCGCCGTCGGGCTCGACGCACCGATCACGGTGACCGTCGAGGGGCACGTCGGGTACTACGCCGCGGGCATGAACCAGCGCGCGTCCGTCACCATCGATGGCAACGCCGGCACCGGCGTGGCGGAGAACATGATGAGCGGCACGGTCCGCGTCGCCGGTAACGCCTCACAGTCGGCCGGGGCCACCGCCCACGGCGGCCTGCTGGTCATCGAGGGCGATGCCGCGGCCCGCTGCGGTATCTCGATGAAGGGCGTCGACATCGTGGTCGGCGGCAACATCGGCCATATGAGCGCGTTCATGGCCCAGGCCGGGCGCCTGGTGGTGCGCGGCAACGCCGGTGAAGCCCTTGGTGATTCGATCTACGAGGCGCGGCTGTACGTGCGCGGCGAGGTCGCCTCCCTCGGCGCCGACTGCGTGGCCAAACCGATGCGGCCCGAACACCACGCCGAGCTGGCCGAGCTGCTCGCCGCGGCGGGCTATGCCGATGACACCGCCGAGTACACCCGGTACGGATCGGCGCGCACCCTCTACCACTTCCACGTCGACAATGCGAGTGCCTACTGA
- a CDS encoding ammonium transporter: MDTGTTAFMLCCIIGLTMMIPGLALFYGGMVSVKSSTNMMMMTFGAVAIVGVLWVLFGFSMTFGTSIGDAGLVGSLTEFAGMKDLLQSQTTINGLPVSLFALFQALFAAITVALISGAAADRMKFGAWMLFATLWAVLVYFPVAHWVFAFDGVVTKDSVGGWIANSLKAIDFAGGTAVHINAGAAALAVAIVLGKAANWGQLRKPHNVPLTLLGAGLLWAGWYAFNGGSALAAGNSAAIVMVTTFVATCAATLAWLAVEKFKDGHVTGVGAAAGAITGLVAITPACGAVTPVGAIILGLVAGAICPFAVGLKEKFGYDDSLDVVGVHLVGGVIGTLMIGFLASDSMPNATNGLFYGGGLGQLAKQAIAAAAVMAYSFVIAYVIAFAIKKTIGIRISPEEEEKGIDTHVHRDAAYELASA; encoded by the coding sequence ATGGATACCGGAACCACCGCATTCATGCTCTGTTGCATCATCGGCCTCACGATGATGATCCCCGGCCTCGCACTGTTCTACGGGGGCATGGTCTCCGTGAAGAGTTCGACCAACATGATGATGATGACCTTCGGTGCGGTCGCCATCGTCGGCGTGCTCTGGGTGCTCTTCGGCTTCTCGATGACCTTCGGCACCTCCATCGGCGATGCCGGACTGGTCGGCAGCCTCACCGAGTTCGCCGGCATGAAGGACCTGCTGCAGTCGCAGACCACCATCAACGGTTTGCCGGTGAGCCTGTTCGCGCTGTTCCAGGCGCTCTTCGCGGCCATCACCGTCGCACTGATCTCCGGCGCCGCGGCCGACCGGATGAAATTCGGCGCCTGGATGCTGTTCGCCACCCTGTGGGCGGTGCTGGTGTACTTCCCGGTCGCACACTGGGTGTTCGCCTTCGACGGCGTCGTCACCAAGGACTCGGTCGGCGGCTGGATCGCCAACAGCCTCAAGGCCATCGACTTCGCCGGTGGTACCGCCGTGCACATCAACGCCGGCGCGGCCGCGCTGGCCGTCGCGATCGTGCTCGGCAAGGCCGCCAACTGGGGCCAGCTGCGCAAACCGCACAACGTCCCGCTGACCCTGCTGGGCGCGGGGCTGCTGTGGGCCGGCTGGTATGCGTTCAACGGCGGTTCGGCGCTGGCCGCCGGCAACTCGGCCGCCATCGTCATGGTCACCACCTTCGTCGCCACCTGCGCGGCCACGCTGGCCTGGCTGGCCGTGGAGAAGTTCAAGGACGGCCACGTCACCGGCGTCGGCGCGGCGGCCGGTGCCATCACCGGCCTGGTCGCCATCACCCCGGCGTGCGGCGCGGTCACCCCGGTGGGCGCGATCATCCTGGGCCTGGTGGCCGGGGCAATCTGCCCCTTCGCGGTCGGTCTCAAGGAGAAGTTCGGCTACGACGACTCGCTGGACGTGGTGGGCGTGCACCTGGTCGGCGGCGTCATCGGCACCCTGATGATCGGCTTCCTCGCCAGTGACTCCATGCCGAATGCCACCAACGGCCTGTTCTACGGCGGCGGGCTCGGTCAGCTGGCCAAGCAGGCGATCGCCGCCGCGGCCGTCATGGCCTACTCCTTCGTCATCGCCTATGTCATCGCCTTCGCGATCAAGAAGACGATCGGCATCCGCATCTCGCCCGAGGAAGAGGAGAAGGGCATCGACACCCACGTCCACCGGGACGCGGCCTACGAGCTCGCGTCCGCCTGA
- a CDS encoding purine-cytosine permease family protein: protein MTSSEQPVGEVQVHPTAAPPGSGPWARFVNWAGQDTIEDFSLRYAPKSFRKWSPMACAVAALGGIAYLADYSIGASIAVTHGSASAVVAILVAAVTIFLTGIPIAYYAAKYNIDMDLLTRGAGFGYFGSTLTSLIYASFCFIFFALEGAIMAQAMKLAFHLPLALGYIIGSLIIIPLVLYGMTALAKFQVWTQPLWLVLFVAPIAFIATADPAGFHGFLSWAGDGGSERVTAIGVGAGAGVALSLIAQIGEQVDYLRFMPEKSETPALRWWAAVLAAGPGWVILGAAKQICGAFLAFYVAGKVGFTAATEPIEQFLGGFGSVIHNDTVALGLATLMVLLSQVKINVTNAYSGSLSWSNFFSRVLHVHPGRVVYLALHIAIALSLMLGNMFAVLNTILGFYSNVAIAWVGAIVADLVINKPLLKLSPPYVEFKRAYLYSINPVGFVSMMVGSFFSILAFFNAFGPLLAAWSPYLALSLAFVLSPVICIATKGKYYLARPNPLREEIEKEPLWAGQTLLDIVDNKRYELPDMVHDCPFHHGPVSSLTCTLTKDCHDMCKNGEHSESVASDALRAELSQRA from the coding sequence ATGACGTCATCTGAGCAACCGGTGGGCGAGGTGCAGGTACATCCCACCGCCGCGCCGCCCGGCAGCGGGCCGTGGGCCCGCTTCGTCAACTGGGCCGGCCAGGACACCATCGAAGACTTTTCCCTGCGCTATGCGCCCAAATCGTTCCGCAAGTGGAGCCCGATGGCCTGCGCGGTGGCCGCCCTCGGCGGTATCGCCTACCTGGCCGACTATTCGATCGGCGCCTCCATCGCGGTCACCCACGGTTCGGCCAGCGCGGTGGTGGCGATCCTGGTCGCCGCCGTCACCATCTTCCTCACCGGCATCCCGATCGCCTATTACGCCGCGAAGTACAACATCGACATGGACCTGCTCACCCGGGGCGCGGGGTTCGGGTATTTCGGGTCGACCCTGACCAGCCTGATCTACGCCAGTTTCTGTTTCATCTTCTTCGCCCTCGAAGGGGCGATCATGGCGCAGGCGATGAAACTGGCGTTCCATCTGCCGCTGGCCCTGGGTTACATCATCGGCTCGTTGATCATCATCCCGTTGGTGCTCTACGGGATGACCGCCCTGGCCAAGTTCCAGGTGTGGACCCAGCCGCTGTGGCTGGTGCTGTTCGTCGCGCCGATCGCCTTCATCGCTACGGCCGATCCGGCCGGCTTCCACGGCTTCCTGTCCTGGGCGGGCGACGGCGGCAGTGAGCGGGTCACCGCGATCGGGGTGGGCGCCGGTGCCGGTGTGGCGCTGTCGCTGATCGCCCAGATCGGTGAGCAGGTCGACTATCTGCGCTTCATGCCGGAGAAATCCGAAACGCCCGCGTTGCGCTGGTGGGCGGCGGTGCTCGCCGCCGGTCCGGGCTGGGTGATCCTCGGCGCGGCCAAGCAGATCTGCGGTGCGTTCCTCGCCTTCTACGTCGCAGGCAAGGTCGGTTTCACCGCCGCCACCGAACCCATCGAACAGTTCCTCGGTGGCTTCGGGTCGGTGATCCACAACGACACCGTGGCGTTGGGGCTCGCGACGCTGATGGTGCTGCTGTCCCAGGTCAAGATCAACGTGACCAATGCGTACTCGGGTTCGCTGTCGTGGTCGAACTTCTTCAGCCGGGTGCTGCACGTGCACCCGGGCCGCGTCGTCTACCTCGCGCTGCACATCGCCATCGCGCTGTCGCTGATGCTGGGCAACATGTTCGCCGTGCTCAACACCATTCTGGGCTTCTACTCGAACGTGGCGATCGCCTGGGTGGGCGCGATCGTGGCCGACCTGGTGATCAACAAGCCGCTGCTGAAGCTCAGCCCGCCCTACGTGGAGTTCAAGCGCGCGTACTTGTACAGCATCAACCCGGTGGGCTTCGTGTCGATGATGGTGGGCTCGTTCTTCTCGATCCTGGCCTTCTTCAACGCCTTCGGGCCACTGCTGGCGGCCTGGTCGCCGTACCTGGCCCTGAGCCTGGCCTTCGTGCTGTCCCCGGTGATCTGCATCGCCACCAAGGGCAAGTACTACCTGGCCCGGCCCAACCCGCTGCGCGAGGAGATCGAGAAGGAACCGCTGTGGGCCGGACAAACCCTGCTCGACATCGTCGACAACAAGCGTTACGAGCTGCCGGACATGGTGCACGACTGCCCGTTCCACCACGGCCCGGTGTCATCGCTGACCTGCACCCTGACCAAGGACTGCCACGACATGTGCAAGAACGGCGAGCACTCCGAGTCGGTGGCCTCGGATGCCCTGCGCGCCGAACTGAGTCAGCGGGCCTGA
- a CDS encoding FMN-binding glutamate synthase family protein — MRESATFDRNTIADIQRAAETGIYDIRGWGAKRPLPHFDDLLFLGASMSRYPLEGYRERCGTDVVLGGRYAKHPLHLDIPVTIAGMSFGALSGPAKEALGRGASEAGTSTTTGDGGMTPEERGQSKHLVYQYLPSRYGMNPDDLRKADAIEVVLGQGAKPGGGGMLLGQKISPRVAGMRTLPEGIDQRSACRHPDWTGPDDLTIKINELREITDWEKPIYVKVGATRTYYDVKLAVHAGADVVVVDGMQGGTAATQEVFIEHVGIPTLAAIPQAVQALQELGVHRRVQLIVSGGIRSGADVAKALALGADAVAIGTAALIALGDNHPRYAAEYEKLGSAAGFYDDFQDGRDPAGITTQDPELAARFDPVEGGRRLANYLRVLTMEAQTIARACGKAHVTHLEPEDLVAITIEAAAMARVPLAGTNWIPGHER; from the coding sequence ATGCGTGAATCCGCCACCTTCGACCGAAACACGATCGCCGATATCCAGCGCGCCGCCGAGACCGGCATCTACGACATCCGCGGGTGGGGCGCCAAACGCCCGCTGCCGCATTTCGACGACCTGCTGTTCCTCGGCGCGTCGATGTCCCGCTATCCGCTGGAAGGCTACCGCGAACGCTGCGGCACCGACGTGGTGCTCGGTGGGCGGTACGCCAAACACCCTCTGCACCTGGACATCCCGGTCACCATCGCCGGCATGAGTTTCGGCGCGCTGTCCGGCCCGGCCAAGGAGGCGCTGGGCCGCGGCGCCAGTGAAGCAGGCACGTCGACCACCACCGGTGACGGCGGCATGACCCCCGAAGAGCGCGGGCAGAGCAAACACCTGGTGTACCAGTATCTTCCGTCGCGGTACGGGATGAATCCCGACGACCTGCGCAAGGCCGACGCCATCGAGGTGGTGCTGGGCCAAGGCGCCAAACCGGGCGGCGGCGGCATGCTGCTGGGGCAGAAGATCTCCCCGCGGGTGGCCGGGATGCGCACCCTGCCCGAGGGTATCGACCAGCGCTCGGCGTGCCGGCACCCGGATTGGACGGGGCCGGACGATCTCACCATCAAGATCAACGAACTGCGGGAGATCACCGACTGGGAGAAGCCGATCTACGTGAAGGTCGGTGCTACCCGCACCTATTACGACGTCAAGCTGGCCGTGCACGCCGGCGCCGACGTGGTGGTGGTCGACGGCATGCAGGGCGGCACCGCGGCCACCCAGGAGGTGTTCATCGAGCACGTCGGCATTCCGACGCTGGCCGCGATCCCCCAGGCCGTGCAGGCGCTGCAGGAGCTGGGCGTGCACAGAAGAGTTCAGTTGATCGTGTCCGGTGGGATCCGGTCCGGCGCCGATGTGGCCAAGGCCCTGGCCCTGGGCGCGGACGCGGTGGCCATCGGCACCGCGGCGTTGATCGCGCTCGGGGACAACCACCCGCGCTACGCGGCCGAATACGAAAAGCTGGGCAGCGCAGCCGGTTTCTACGACGATTTCCAGGACGGTCGTGATCCCGCCGGGATCACCACGCAGGACCCGGAGCTGGCCGCCCGTTTCGACCCGGTGGAGGGCGGCCGACGGCTGGCCAACTATCTGCGGGTGCTGACCATGGAGGCCCAGACCATCGCCCGGGCGTGCGGCAAGGCGCACGTCACCCACCTGGAGCCCGAGGATCTGGTCGCGATCACCATCGAAGCGGCCGCCATGGCGCGGGTCCCGCTGGCCGGCACGAACTGGATTCCCGGCCATGAGCGTTAG
- a CDS encoding NAD(P)/FAD-dependent oxidoreductase has translation MSVSADVVIVGGGLEGAAAAWALSERAAGDILVLERNTVGSGMTGKSSGIVRCHYGVSSLAAMAAVGLEVFEKAQEIFGTDIGFRQTGYVVGVGEPNVENLRKSLAAQRAVGVQTEEIDRSDVAALWPWADLEPFAAFGWEARGGYGDAYQTAQAFSVAARAAGVRVRQGSTVTDLLLDRGRVTGVRLADGTEVAAGTVVVATGVWTRPFLARYGLDVPIEVVREQIVTIAPGLDIGKVPVFSDLVSLQYVRPELGGEILFGNSDLAHGETADPDDYLNRATDAFIDVTVDKVGTRFPGFTDAAITGSYAGCYDVTPDWNPVISTTGIDGLIVAAGFSGHGFKIAPAVGRLIADLVMDGRSSDPRIPESDFRLARFAEQDLLRSPYPYVGAGEMR, from the coding sequence ATGAGCGTTAGCGCGGATGTCGTCATCGTCGGCGGCGGGCTGGAGGGCGCGGCGGCGGCCTGGGCATTGAGTGAACGGGCTGCCGGCGACATTCTGGTCCTCGAGCGCAATACGGTCGGATCCGGGATGACGGGTAAGTCCAGCGGTATCGTGCGCTGCCACTACGGGGTCAGTTCGCTGGCGGCGATGGCCGCGGTCGGGCTGGAGGTGTTCGAGAAGGCGCAGGAGATCTTCGGGACCGATATCGGATTCCGGCAGACCGGCTACGTCGTCGGCGTCGGCGAACCGAATGTCGAGAACCTGCGCAAAAGCCTGGCCGCCCAACGCGCCGTCGGGGTGCAGACCGAGGAGATCGACCGCTCCGACGTCGCCGCGCTGTGGCCATGGGCCGACCTGGAGCCGTTCGCCGCGTTCGGTTGGGAGGCCCGCGGCGGTTACGGCGACGCGTACCAGACGGCACAGGCGTTCTCGGTGGCGGCGCGGGCCGCCGGCGTCCGGGTGCGACAGGGCAGCACCGTCACCGACCTGCTCCTGGACCGCGGGCGGGTCACCGGGGTGCGGCTGGCCGACGGCACCGAGGTGGCGGCCGGCACCGTCGTCGTCGCCACCGGGGTGTGGACCCGCCCGTTCCTGGCGCGGTACGGGCTGGACGTGCCGATCGAGGTGGTGCGCGAGCAGATCGTCACCATCGCCCCCGGCCTGGACATCGGGAAGGTGCCGGTGTTCTCCGATCTGGTCTCGCTGCAGTACGTGCGGCCCGAACTCGGCGGCGAAATCCTGTTCGGGAACAGCGATCTGGCCCACGGCGAGACCGCGGACCCCGACGACTACCTGAACCGGGCCACCGATGCGTTCATCGACGTGACCGTCGACAAGGTCGGCACCCGGTTCCCGGGCTTCACCGACGCCGCGATCACCGGCAGTTACGCCGGTTGCTACGACGTCACCCCGGACTGGAATCCGGTGATCTCGACGACCGGTATCGACGGGCTCATCGTGGCGGCCGGGTTCAGCGGGCACGGGTTCAAGATCGCCCCCGCGGTCGGCCGGTTGATCGCCGATCTGGTGATGGACGGGCGCAGCTCCGACCCGCGCATCCCGGAATCAGATTTCCGGTTGGCCCGGTTCGCCGAGCAAGATCTTCTCAGGAGCCCGTACCCGTACGTCGGCGCGGGCGAGATGCGCTAG
- the glnT gene encoding type III glutamate--ammonia ligase, translated as MPPDLATQAQQSGTTFILALFVDLRGKPCAKLVPVEAVEQLATEGVGFAGYAVGAMGQQPKDPDLMALPDPASFTPIPFIKEGLALVHCDPHVQGEPWPYAPRVILKGLIQQVADAGFEPWVGAEVEYFLLRREADGTLVTADTADTAAQPCYDARGVTRMYDHLTAISTAMNTLGWSNYANDHEDGNGQFEQNFQFADALTTADRVITLRYLLSMIAAERGMVATFMPKPFADRTGNGLHLHLSLTSAGTPVFPAEQDARGLGLSETAYGFIGGILDHACALQAVVAPTVNSYKRTGATSTASGASWAPRKPSYGGNDRTHYIRVPDNQRVELRGGDGAANPYLAIAAALGAGIDGIKRSLDPGDVGAQGPSTLPPTLLHAIDELETDPVIAGVLDTAGTGVASYFAGIKRDEFFAYHGTVAPWEIDQYLTAF; from the coding sequence ATGCCGCCCGATCTAGCCACCCAAGCCCAGCAGTCCGGTACCACCTTCATCCTCGCCCTGTTCGTCGACCTGCGCGGAAAGCCTTGCGCCAAACTGGTTCCCGTCGAAGCCGTCGAGCAGCTGGCCACCGAGGGGGTGGGCTTCGCCGGCTATGCCGTCGGCGCCATGGGGCAACAGCCCAAGGATCCCGACCTGATGGCGCTGCCCGACCCGGCGTCGTTCACCCCGATCCCGTTCATCAAGGAGGGGCTGGCCCTGGTGCACTGCGACCCGCACGTACAGGGCGAGCCGTGGCCATACGCACCGCGCGTCATCCTCAAGGGGCTCATCCAGCAGGTCGCCGACGCCGGCTTCGAGCCCTGGGTGGGTGCGGAGGTCGAGTACTTCCTGCTGCGCCGCGAGGCCGACGGCACCCTGGTCACCGCCGACACCGCCGACACCGCAGCCCAACCCTGTTACGACGCACGGGGTGTCACCCGGATGTATGACCACCTCACCGCGATCTCCACGGCGATGAACACCCTGGGGTGGTCCAACTACGCCAACGACCACGAGGACGGCAACGGACAGTTCGAGCAGAACTTCCAGTTCGCCGACGCCCTCACCACGGCCGACCGCGTGATCACGCTGCGCTACCTGCTGTCGATGATCGCCGCCGAGCGCGGCATGGTCGCCACCTTCATGCCCAAACCGTTCGCCGATCGCACCGGCAACGGGCTGCACCTGCACCTGTCGCTGACCAGCGCCGGCACCCCGGTGTTCCCGGCCGAGCAGGATGCCCGGGGTCTCGGATTGTCCGAGACGGCATACGGATTCATCGGCGGCATCCTGGATCACGCCTGTGCGTTGCAGGCCGTCGTCGCGCCGACCGTCAACTCCTACAAGCGAACCGGCGCCACCAGCACCGCCTCGGGCGCATCCTGGGCGCCACGCAAACCGAGTTACGGCGGAAACGACCGCACCCACTACATCCGGGTGCCGGACAATCAGCGCGTCGAACTGCGCGGCGGCGACGGTGCGGCCAACCCGTACCTGGCGATCGCGGCCGCCCTCGGCGCCGGCATCGACGGCATCAAGCGCAGCCTGGACCCCGGCGACGTCGGCGCCCAGGGGCCCTCGACGCTGCCGCCCACGTTGTTGCACGCCATCGACGAGCTGGAGACCGACCCGGTGATCGCCGGAGTCCTCGACACCGCGGGTACGGGCGTCGCCTCGTACTTCGCCGGGATCAAACGCGACGAGTTCTTCGCCTACCACGGCACCGTCGCGCCGTGGGAAATCGACCAATACCTGACGGCTTTCTAG